A stretch of Apostichopus japonicus isolate 1M-3 chromosome 9, ASM3797524v1, whole genome shotgun sequence DNA encodes these proteins:
- the LOC139974406 gene encoding uncharacterized protein isoform X2, which translates to MVTSKISWIHCLLQFGYMLAAVTAQEVCMVKSLHGAVIISITPPSAYYQPNTGRNYCWILELPQNSNGDILISITNLSLSEISSGMCNDTLRITEVCGNMNNAEVMEKMCSCSGNCNSLISWRASPGCDLRVRLAKGNEWGRDRQRFGFEVKFSLESDPLVPNAPLSTTNAATSSKSFSYESDPLVSNTPSPTTNAPKLSTSLKVLVAILVLLIMILVVALSVAYFIRYNRRRKSDDKVASNTTFNNAAYSQNDVITSESHVESQLSDRNVRTETVNETPEISHSERLQGDNVEYNPLYIAGNEPNTQGQVDNVAYQSVDEANQNPHEYTYIDLEGKQEGHKNANQGQTSHVANVTDGNDSSNPVKPPDESKYLYIY; encoded by the exons TCTGCATGGTGAAATCGTTACATGGTGCTGTTATAATCAGCATCACACCACCCAGCGCATATTATCAACCAAACACAGGACGCAATTACTGCTGGATACTTGAGCTTCCGCAAAACTCAAATGGTGACATTCTTATCAGCATAACAAACTTGTCATTGAGTGAGATATCTAGCGGAATGTGTAACGATACATTAAGAATAACCGAA GTTTGTGGCAATATGAACAATGCGGAGGTAATGGAGAAAATGTGTTCTTGTTCAGGAAACTGTAACAGTCTGATATCGTGGAGAGCATCGCCGGGATGTGATTTAAGAGTTCGTTTGGCAAAGGGCAATGAATGGGGTCGTGACCGACAACGTTTTGGTTTTGAAGTGAAGTTTAGTCTTG AATCAGATCCTTTGGTTCCCAATGCGCCATTATCGACGACGAATGCTGCTACGTCTTCAAAATCCTTTAGTTATg AATCAGATCCTTTGGTTTCCAATACGCCATCTCCGACGACGAATGCTCCTAAACTTTCGACATCCTTAAAAGTTCTCGTGGCCATTTTGGTTTTACTCATCATGATCCTTGTAGTAGCATTGAGTGTTGCATACTTCATACG TTATAACAGACGACGAAAAAGTGATGATAAAGTGGCAAGCAACACGACCTTCAATAATGCAGCGTACTCTCAGAATGATGTTATCACAAGTGAAAGTCATGTCGAATCGCAGCTGAGTGACAGAAATGTGAGGACCGAGACCGTTAATGAGACCCCAGAAATTTCACATTCTGAACGACTTCAAGGAGACAATGTAGAGTATAATCCACTTTATATCGCTGGAAATGAGCCAAATACACAAGGACAAGTTGACAATGTTGCTTATCAGAGCGTGGATGAAGCCAATCAAAATCCTCacgaatatacatatatagatttGGAAGGGAAACAAGAAGGGCATAAGAACGCAAATCAGGGCCAAACTAGTCACGTGGCCAATGTAACCGACGGAAATGACTCTAGCAACCCCGTTAAGCCCCCAGAcgaaagtaaatatttatatatatattga
- the LOC139974406 gene encoding uncharacterized protein isoform X1: MVTSKILWIIFILQVGFVLQAVTDEDVCMVKSLHGAVIISITPPSAYYQPNTGRNYCWILELPQNSNGDILISITNLSLSEISSGMCNDTLRITEVCGNMNNAEVMEKMCSCSGNCNSLISWRASPGCDLRVRLAKGNEWGRDRQRFGFEVKFSLESDPLVPNAPLSTTNAATSSKSFSYESDPLVSNTPSPTTNAPKLSTSLKVLVAILVLLIMILVVALSVAYFIRYNRRRKSDDKVASNTTFNNAAYSQNDVITSESHVESQLSDRNVRTETVNETPEISHSERLQGDNVEYNPLYIAGNEPNTQGQVDNVAYQSVDEANQNPHEYTYIDLEGKQEGHKNANQGQTSHVANVTDGNDSSNPVKPPDESKYLYIY; this comes from the exons ATGGTTACTTCAAAGATATTGTGGATAATTTTTATACTTCAAGTCGGATTTGTGTTGCAAGCAGTAACTGACGAAGATG TCTGCATGGTGAAATCGTTACATGGTGCTGTTATAATCAGCATCACACCACCCAGCGCATATTATCAACCAAACACAGGACGCAATTACTGCTGGATACTTGAGCTTCCGCAAAACTCAAATGGTGACATTCTTATCAGCATAACAAACTTGTCATTGAGTGAGATATCTAGCGGAATGTGTAACGATACATTAAGAATAACCGAA GTTTGTGGCAATATGAACAATGCGGAGGTAATGGAGAAAATGTGTTCTTGTTCAGGAAACTGTAACAGTCTGATATCGTGGAGAGCATCGCCGGGATGTGATTTAAGAGTTCGTTTGGCAAAGGGCAATGAATGGGGTCGTGACCGACAACGTTTTGGTTTTGAAGTGAAGTTTAGTCTTG AATCAGATCCTTTGGTTCCCAATGCGCCATTATCGACGACGAATGCTGCTACGTCTTCAAAATCCTTTAGTTATg AATCAGATCCTTTGGTTTCCAATACGCCATCTCCGACGACGAATGCTCCTAAACTTTCGACATCCTTAAAAGTTCTCGTGGCCATTTTGGTTTTACTCATCATGATCCTTGTAGTAGCATTGAGTGTTGCATACTTCATACG TTATAACAGACGACGAAAAAGTGATGATAAAGTGGCAAGCAACACGACCTTCAATAATGCAGCGTACTCTCAGAATGATGTTATCACAAGTGAAAGTCATGTCGAATCGCAGCTGAGTGACAGAAATGTGAGGACCGAGACCGTTAATGAGACCCCAGAAATTTCACATTCTGAACGACTTCAAGGAGACAATGTAGAGTATAATCCACTTTATATCGCTGGAAATGAGCCAAATACACAAGGACAAGTTGACAATGTTGCTTATCAGAGCGTGGATGAAGCCAATCAAAATCCTCacgaatatacatatatagatttGGAAGGGAAACAAGAAGGGCATAAGAACGCAAATCAGGGCCAAACTAGTCACGTGGCCAATGTAACCGACGGAAATGACTCTAGCAACCCCGTTAAGCCCCCAGAcgaaagtaaatatttatatatatattga
- the LOC139974409 gene encoding uncharacterized protein, whose amino-acid sequence MILVVALSVALFIRYYRRRKSDDKVASNTTFHNAAYSQNDVITSESHVESQLSDRDVRTETVNENPEISHSERLQGDNVEYNPLYIAGNEPNKEGQVNNVAYQSVDEANQNPHEYTYIDLEGKQEEHKNTNQGQTSHVTNVTNRNASSIPVKPPDESKYYYIEPRIH is encoded by the exons ATGATCCTTGTAGTAGCATTGAGTGTTGCATTGTTCATACG TTATTACAGACGACGAAAAAGTGATGATAAAGTGGCAAGCAACACGACCTTTCATAATGCAGCGTACTCTCAGAATGATGTTATCACAAGTGAGAGTCATGTCGAATCGCAGCTGAGTGACAGAGATGTGAGGACCGAGACCGTTAATGAGAACCCAGAAATTTCACATTCTGAACGACTTCAAGGAGACAATGTAGAGTATAATCCACTTTATATCGCTGGAAATGAGCCAAATAAAGAAGGACAAGTTAATAATGTTGCTTATCAGAGCGTGGATGAAGCCAATCAAAATCCTCacgaatatacatatatagatttGGAAGGGAAACAAGAAGAGCATAAGAACACAAATCAGGGCCAAACTAGTCACGTGACCAATGTAACCAACAGGAATGCGTCTAGCATCCCTGTTAAGCCCCCAGACGAAAGTAAATATTACTATATTGAGCCACGCAttcattaa